One stretch of Fictibacillus sp. b24 DNA includes these proteins:
- a CDS encoding pyridoxal phosphate-dependent decarboxylase family protein: MNTTDFDRFFLNDSETGIQSFNHIVLEAQHLLSNFYKNNTNAFNGSAPKEIEKEIQNLSLTSKDGDDPFTVLEDVLKKIVNNSIHVSHQTSMGHLHCPPLIPAIAAELIIGALNQSMDSWDQSSTATYLEERLIKWVSEKLTLPPMSDGTFTSGGTQSNYMGLLLARDWFCDKRWKWNVKIQGLPTEFHKLRILCSESAHFTVKKSAFQLGLGEQAVVTVPTDSNKKMNTAKLTEEIERLKTGGLIPMCVVATAGTTDFGSIDPIPEIAEIAEKHELWLHVDAAYGGALMLSQKHFHKLAGIEQADSITIDFHKQFYQPISCGAFFVKNKESFRYLTHHADYLNPENDEEDGLVHLVSKSVQTTRRFDALKLFMSLRIVGEKNFANMIDYTLLLASQTAGVMEHNEDIEVCNRNPEINAIVFRYRGGLTEKLNELNMFIYKKILHTGTALVAKTKVKDQVFLKFTLLNPRTTIVDIEDVLHSISQFAAEYENREITQ, translated from the coding sequence ATGAACACGACCGATTTTGACCGTTTTTTTCTTAATGATAGTGAAACGGGAATACAGAGTTTCAATCATATCGTCTTGGAAGCACAACATCTGTTGAGTAATTTCTATAAAAACAATACCAATGCGTTTAACGGATCAGCTCCGAAAGAAATTGAAAAAGAAATACAGAATCTTTCGCTAACTTCCAAAGACGGTGATGACCCGTTTACCGTACTGGAAGATGTTTTGAAAAAAATCGTGAACAACAGCATCCATGTGTCTCATCAAACGAGCATGGGGCACCTCCATTGTCCCCCTCTGATTCCTGCGATTGCAGCCGAGCTGATCATCGGTGCACTTAATCAATCCATGGATTCTTGGGATCAAAGTTCAACGGCTACTTATCTGGAGGAACGCCTTATCAAATGGGTGAGTGAAAAGCTTACCCTTCCTCCAATGTCTGATGGTACGTTCACGAGTGGCGGTACGCAATCCAACTATATGGGTTTATTGTTAGCGCGAGATTGGTTTTGTGATAAGCGATGGAAATGGAACGTTAAGATACAAGGCTTGCCAACCGAATTCCATAAGCTTCGCATACTTTGTTCAGAAAGTGCTCATTTCACTGTCAAAAAGTCTGCGTTTCAATTAGGACTAGGAGAACAAGCCGTAGTTACAGTTCCAACAGACAGCAATAAAAAAATGAACACAGCTAAGTTAACGGAAGAGATCGAACGGTTAAAAACTGGAGGTCTCATACCAATGTGTGTAGTTGCAACGGCTGGAACAACAGATTTTGGAAGCATTGATCCCATTCCAGAAATTGCGGAAATTGCTGAAAAACATGAGCTTTGGCTTCATGTTGACGCCGCTTATGGCGGAGCGTTGATGCTAAGTCAGAAGCATTTTCATAAATTAGCAGGGATTGAGCAAGCAGATTCCATCACGATCGATTTTCATAAGCAATTTTATCAGCCGATCAGCTGTGGCGCATTCTTTGTGAAAAATAAGGAGAGCTTTCGTTATCTTACACATCATGCAGACTATTTGAACCCAGAGAACGATGAAGAAGACGGACTTGTTCATTTGGTAAGCAAATCTGTTCAAACGACTAGACGATTTGATGCGCTGAAGCTATTCATGTCTCTTCGTATCGTTGGTGAAAAGAACTTTGCCAACATGATCGACTACACGCTTCTTCTAGCAAGTCAGACGGCTGGTGTGATGGAACATAACGAAGATATCGAAGTTTGTAACAGAAATCCTGAAATCAACGCGATTGTTTTCCGCTATAGAGGTGGACTAACAGAAAAGCTGAATGAGCTGAACATGTTTATCTATAAAAAGATTCTTCATACAGGAACAGCTTTGGTCGCCAAAACAAAAGTAAAGGATCAAGTATTTTTGAAATTTACATTGTTGAATCCGAGAACGACAATCGTCGATATTGAAGACGTTCTTCATAGCATTTCTCAATTTGCAGCAGAGTACGAAAACAGGGAGATCACCCAATGA
- a CDS encoding IucA/IucC family protein — MFYINETESILKKDTWETVNKNLLAKMLAEYMYEDMIFPEQKEEGYVFTVTEDRQYRFTAEKRLFDSFDVDPKSIEVFEGEEWKPATSAIRFLLDIQPMIGMSAETAGHLIKELNHTLIADANLLNHHVKTSDELVDLDYAELEGEMSGHPWITYNKGRIGFGFDDYSKYAPENQNETKLFWIAVHRDRAQFQSVSELHYEKLLIKELDGVLIQRFNEILRENGKLPLDYYFMPVHEWQWKNVLIQNFPEDLANGMIVPLEEGTDHYLPQQSVRTFVNRSNPLKSHVKLPMSILNTLVYRGLPSERTVIAPRVTEHIKGIFDRDSFLRDECEVVLPGEVASINVDHAHYSNLKGAPYQYLEMLGTIWRESIYTYLKDGEQPITLAALHHVDIDSKPYVQSLIEKSGLSADEWMKEFFGVVMPPLLHFLYQYGTVFSPHGQNTILILKDYKPERLAVKDYVDDVNISDQPFPELEGVTEELRAVLRSEPPEGLTQFIFTGLFICHLRYMSNVTVRNQLIEETAFWSHLVDSIEAYQARFSHLEERFKLFDFFKPELTKLCLNRNRMVDYGYGDGEDRPHASEFGKVRNALHELKVNKISL; from the coding sequence ATGTTTTATATAAATGAAACAGAATCGATTCTTAAGAAGGATACGTGGGAGACGGTAAACAAAAATTTGCTCGCGAAGATGCTTGCTGAGTATATGTATGAAGACATGATTTTTCCTGAGCAAAAAGAAGAGGGATACGTATTTACTGTTACAGAGGATCGTCAGTATCGTTTTACCGCTGAAAAACGTTTGTTTGACAGCTTTGATGTAGATCCGAAATCTATTGAAGTTTTTGAGGGAGAAGAGTGGAAGCCGGCAACAAGTGCAATTCGTTTCTTATTGGATATTCAGCCGATGATCGGTATGTCAGCAGAAACAGCAGGTCATTTGATTAAGGAATTGAACCATACGCTCATTGCGGATGCCAATCTATTAAATCACCATGTAAAAACGTCAGATGAATTAGTGGATCTTGATTATGCAGAGTTAGAGGGAGAAATGTCAGGCCATCCGTGGATCACATACAACAAAGGGCGAATCGGTTTCGGCTTTGATGATTACAGCAAGTATGCCCCTGAAAACCAGAATGAAACGAAACTGTTTTGGATTGCCGTTCACCGTGACCGCGCACAGTTTCAATCCGTTAGTGAACTCCATTATGAGAAGTTATTGATAAAAGAGCTTGATGGTGTTCTTATTCAGCGCTTTAACGAAATTTTACGTGAGAACGGAAAGCTGCCTCTCGATTATTACTTTATGCCTGTTCATGAATGGCAGTGGAAAAATGTGCTGATCCAAAACTTCCCTGAAGACTTGGCGAACGGCATGATCGTTCCGTTAGAAGAAGGAACAGATCACTATTTGCCGCAGCAGTCAGTGCGAACGTTTGTAAACCGAAGTAATCCCTTGAAGTCACATGTGAAACTTCCAATGAGTATTTTAAATACGCTCGTGTATCGAGGTCTTCCATCAGAACGAACGGTAATTGCACCGCGTGTAACAGAGCACATCAAAGGAATCTTTGACCGTGACAGCTTTTTAAGAGATGAATGTGAAGTCGTGCTGCCTGGAGAAGTAGCAAGCATCAACGTGGATCACGCTCATTACAGCAATTTGAAAGGTGCTCCATATCAATATCTGGAGATGCTCGGAACCATTTGGCGTGAAAGTATCTATACGTATTTAAAAGATGGTGAGCAGCCGATCACGCTAGCAGCTCTCCATCATGTCGATATAGATAGCAAGCCGTATGTCCAAAGTTTGATTGAAAAGTCTGGATTGAGTGCTGACGAATGGATGAAGGAATTCTTTGGTGTAGTGATGCCGCCACTGCTGCATTTTCTTTATCAATATGGAACAGTCTTCTCGCCGCACGGTCAGAACACGATTTTAATTTTAAAAGACTATAAGCCTGAGAGATTAGCTGTAAAAGATTACGTAGATGACGTGAATATCTCGGATCAGCCATTTCCTGAGTTAGAGGGAGTGACGGAAGAATTGCGGGCTGTATTGCGCAGCGAGCCGCCAGAAGGATTGACTCAGTTTATTTTCACGGGGTTGTTCATTTGCCACCTGCGCTACATGTCAAATGTCACGGTACGCAATCAGTTAATAGAAGAAACAGCATTCTGGTCACACTTAGTGGATAGTATTGAGGCATATCAGGCGAGGTTTTCACATTTAGAAGAACGTTTTAAACTGTTTGACTTCTTTAAACCTGAATTGACGAAGCTATGTCTGAACCGCAATCGAATGGTAGACTACGGCTATGGTGATGGCGAAGATCGGCCGCATGCATCTGAGTTTGGAAAAGTACGAAATGCGCTGCATGAACTCAAGGTGAACAAAATATCTCTTTAA
- a CDS encoding lysine N(6)-hydroxylase/L-ornithine N(5)-oxygenase family protein translates to MSLKQPQFEKVYDIIGVGIGPFNLGLAAMLDETGGKEALFFEKKTEFNWHKGMLIDGTTLQVPFFADLVSMANVKSKYTFLNYLQEHNRLYHFYFLENFHIPRKEYNHYCRWTASQLNSCRFGMGVEQILPVENGDVPLYEVIVRSEETGETETYYTKHLAVGIGTSPSVPSHLEKKLGTKVIHSSQYLDRKEELLNARSITVVGSGQSAAEVFYDLAQHQDNDSYSLNWFTRSKGFFPMEYSKLGLEYFSPDYTDFFYKLSPSKKDDLLQKQDLLYKGISMETIADIYDLLYEKSVGQQKPDIHLQAMTELVSLEKKADTHMLSLRQNVTGDVFELESDVVILGTGYSPSFPHFLMNMQESIEWDHKNRYQITHDYRLQTKDLENNHIFIQNGELHTHGVGAPDLGLGAHRNAVIINKLFEKEIYSVSHKNVFQNFGLEPSWNPTTVH, encoded by the coding sequence ATGTCTTTGAAACAGCCGCAATTTGAAAAAGTGTATGACATCATTGGTGTAGGCATCGGTCCGTTCAATCTTGGACTAGCGGCTATGCTTGATGAAACAGGCGGTAAAGAGGCACTGTTTTTTGAAAAGAAAACAGAGTTCAACTGGCATAAAGGGATGCTGATCGATGGTACGACCCTGCAAGTTCCTTTCTTCGCTGATTTGGTAAGTATGGCGAATGTAAAAAGCAAGTACACGTTTTTAAACTATCTTCAAGAACACAATCGATTGTACCACTTTTATTTTCTGGAGAACTTTCATATTCCCCGCAAGGAATACAATCACTATTGCCGTTGGACAGCAAGTCAGTTGAACTCTTGCCGTTTTGGAATGGGAGTAGAGCAGATCTTGCCTGTTGAAAATGGAGACGTTCCATTATACGAAGTCATCGTAAGATCTGAGGAAACTGGAGAAACGGAAACGTATTATACGAAACATCTTGCGGTTGGCATTGGTACAAGTCCTTCTGTCCCTTCACACCTAGAGAAGAAGCTTGGCACAAAAGTCATCCACTCTTCTCAATATTTAGATCGAAAAGAAGAGCTGCTGAACGCGAGGTCGATTACGGTAGTCGGTTCAGGGCAAAGTGCAGCAGAGGTATTCTATGATCTTGCGCAGCATCAGGATAATGATTCGTATTCGTTAAACTGGTTCACGCGTTCAAAAGGATTTTTCCCGATGGAGTACTCAAAGCTTGGACTTGAATATTTTTCACCGGATTATACGGATTTCTTTTATAAACTGTCTCCATCCAAGAAGGATGATCTTCTGCAAAAGCAAGATCTCTTATATAAAGGAATAAGCATGGAGACGATTGCGGATATATATGATCTTCTTTATGAAAAATCGGTAGGCCAACAAAAACCTGATATCCATTTGCAGGCGATGACCGAACTTGTTTCTCTAGAGAAGAAAGCAGATACACACATGCTCTCACTTCGTCAAAACGTTACGGGAGATGTGTTTGAACTAGAATCTGACGTCGTTATCTTAGGAACGGGATATTCACCATCGTTTCCGCATTTCTTAATGAACATGCAGGAGAGTATCGAGTGGGATCACAAAAACCGATACCAGATTACACATGATTATCGATTGCAGACGAAAGACCTTGAGAACAACCATATCTTTATTCAGAATGGTGAGCTGCACACACATGGTGTTGGTGCTCCAGATCTTGGCCTTGGTGCACACAGAAACGCAGTGATCATCAATAAACTTTTTGAAAAAGAAATCTATTCTGTTTCTCATAAAAACGTGTTTCAGAACTTTGGATTGGAACCTTCATGGAATCCAACAACCGTTCATTAA
- a CDS encoding IucA/IucC family protein, which produces MTNYKQRAENASMQSFLNCYLRETRNFIEFEGDMEQIVWNGETPERWLKVSLANQDSAIFAAVKHWSLTGRHLFHFPILHQSSGKVISLDYVSLVSVLSKELLLNSDREDAENELMLRTILSKKNIQRYLEERKSDSDALENSEFTFIEAEQSLLFGHLLHPTPKSKQGMSTEQESLYSPELKGTFQLHFFQADRSIVDQDSADKVTAEEVTLQLLEKDENFMEQIERDEQSVFIPVHPLQVPVLLNDLSVQTLIKDEELTYIGPFGEPFSATSSMRSVYSRDFKYMFKFSVPVKITNSLRVNLEKELHRGVEVSRLMKSRIGQELKEIFPSFQIIQDPAFLNIPTEKETSGFEVVIRENPFYENDQNASLVAGLCQDHGFGGRSRIEAIIQDLAQKENRSTEEVSKDWFGEYLSIALDPMLWLYETYGVALEAHQQNSIVQMENGYPKHFYYRDNQGYYYSESKADLLVKQLPDLNRKSVTICSDEVAIERFRYYFFMNHLFGLINGFGAADLIDEEELMDMLRNRLMHHDTLTEGKSGLLRSLLDSKELPCKANLLTRFHDMDELVGSLETQSVYTNIPNPLQKVLTSNAASV; this is translated from the coding sequence ATGACAAATTATAAACAACGAGCAGAAAATGCGAGCATGCAGAGTTTCTTGAACTGTTACCTGAGAGAAACTCGTAATTTTATAGAGTTTGAAGGTGACATGGAGCAGATAGTCTGGAACGGTGAAACACCAGAAAGATGGTTGAAAGTTTCACTAGCCAATCAGGATTCTGCGATTTTTGCAGCGGTAAAGCATTGGTCTTTAACAGGAAGGCATCTGTTTCATTTTCCTATACTTCATCAATCTAGTGGAAAAGTAATCTCACTCGATTACGTTTCACTTGTATCCGTTCTTTCGAAGGAATTATTGCTGAATTCAGATCGTGAAGATGCAGAAAATGAATTGATGCTTCGTACAATTCTTAGCAAAAAGAACATACAGCGCTATTTAGAAGAACGGAAAAGTGACAGTGATGCTCTAGAAAACAGTGAGTTCACGTTTATTGAAGCAGAGCAGTCTCTTCTTTTTGGGCACCTTCTTCACCCGACACCGAAAAGCAAGCAAGGCATGAGTACCGAGCAGGAGTCTCTCTATTCTCCGGAACTTAAGGGAACGTTTCAGCTGCATTTCTTTCAAGCTGACCGGTCGATTGTCGATCAGGATTCCGCTGACAAGGTGACAGCGGAAGAGGTTACATTGCAGCTGCTTGAGAAGGATGAGAATTTTATGGAACAAATAGAACGTGATGAACAATCCGTCTTTATCCCTGTGCATCCATTACAAGTACCTGTTCTATTAAATGATCTCTCTGTTCAAACATTAATTAAAGACGAAGAGTTAACATACATAGGACCTTTCGGTGAACCGTTCTCAGCGACGTCTTCCATGCGTTCTGTATACAGCCGAGATTTTAAATACATGTTTAAATTCTCTGTACCTGTGAAGATTACAAACTCTCTTCGCGTCAACTTGGAAAAGGAGCTTCATAGAGGAGTAGAAGTTTCCAGACTCATGAAATCGAGAATCGGACAAGAGCTGAAGGAGATCTTTCCATCGTTCCAAATCATTCAGGATCCTGCATTCTTAAACATCCCAACGGAAAAAGAAACGTCAGGATTTGAAGTGGTAATCAGAGAAAACCCATTTTATGAAAATGATCAAAATGCGAGTTTAGTAGCTGGTCTTTGCCAGGATCATGGATTTGGTGGACGGTCACGAATCGAAGCAATCATACAAGACTTAGCTCAAAAAGAGAATAGATCGACAGAAGAAGTGAGCAAGGATTGGTTTGGTGAATACTTATCGATCGCTCTAGATCCAATGCTTTGGCTGTATGAAACATATGGCGTGGCGCTTGAGGCCCATCAGCAGAATTCGATCGTCCAGATGGAGAACGGCTATCCAAAGCATTTTTATTACCGTGATAATCAAGGCTATTATTACAGCGAATCGAAAGCAGACTTGTTAGTGAAACAGCTGCCTGACCTTAATCGGAAGAGTGTTACCATTTGTAGTGATGAAGTCGCAATCGAACGGTTCCGATATTACTTTTTCATGAATCATCTGTTTGGTCTGATAAACGGTTTTGGAGCCGCAGACTTAATCGATGAAGAAGAGCTTATGGACATGCTCCGAAATCGTTTGATGCACCATGATACTTTAACAGAAGGAAAATCCGGGTTGTTAAGGAGTTTACTAGATTCAAAAGAACTTCCTTGTAAAGCGAACTTGCTAACACGTTTTCATGATATGGACGAACTCGTTGGCTCACTTGAAACACAATCTGTTTATACGAACATACCGAACCCATTACAAAAGGTGTTGACTTCAAATGCAGCCAGCGTTTAG
- a CDS encoding GNAT family N-acetyltransferase: MQPAFSFYDYTIEKTLSFAKVDFERDVALLHKWQQQSYVVPYWKLDISFEDYKKHLEKFLEDEHQTLYLGLIDGVPMSYWEAYWVRGDVVENCYDPHPEDQGIHLLIGEEAFLGKGYALPLLRAIVNFQFLNQGTEKVIAEPDIRNEKMIHVFEKCGFEKVKPIELPDKTGMLMYCHRETFERRWKDVFETAAI, translated from the coding sequence ATGCAGCCAGCGTTTAGTTTCTATGATTACACCATTGAAAAAACATTATCATTTGCAAAAGTAGATTTTGAGAGAGATGTGGCACTTTTACACAAGTGGCAGCAGCAGTCTTACGTAGTTCCTTACTGGAAGCTCGATATTTCGTTTGAAGACTATAAAAAGCATTTAGAGAAATTTTTAGAAGATGAACACCAAACTCTGTATTTGGGATTGATCGATGGCGTCCCGATGAGCTATTGGGAAGCATATTGGGTGAGGGGGGATGTGGTTGAGAATTGCTACGATCCGCACCCTGAGGATCAAGGAATACATCTATTAATCGGGGAAGAAGCTTTTCTAGGTAAAGGATATGCACTCCCCTTATTACGAGCAATCGTGAATTTTCAGTTTTTAAATCAAGGAACGGAGAAGGTCATTGCTGAGCCTGATATTCGAAACGAGAAGATGATCCATGTGTTTGAAAAGTGCGGTTTTGAAAAAGTGAAACCGATCGAGCTGCCTGATAAGACAGGTATGCTCATGTATTGCCATAGAGAAACGTTTGAGAGGAGATGGAAAGATGTCTTTGAAACAGCCGCAATTTGA
- a CDS encoding DUF421 domain-containing protein produces the protein MLDFYQAQENLIGIEWVLRAVVAFFFMLLTVKLMGLRTLSQLRLMDFIIALIFGNIIAHPLSDQHLGLKGSLITMSVLLILYVSTTVAGLHWLGLRKLIDPPPIPLVKNGQILYHNLKKTRITIDVLLSELRKHRVIDIQEVALALFEPNGTITSFLQPQYQTVIQKDINLPPKPFEYPQIVIKEGKINQKELSKTGKTEAWLLEQLQQQNTKLSDILLGTLDNHEHLHFMYYK, from the coding sequence ATGCTGGATTTTTATCAAGCTCAAGAGAATTTAATAGGGATTGAATGGGTACTCCGGGCAGTTGTTGCGTTTTTCTTTATGCTGTTAACCGTGAAGTTAATGGGCCTACGAACATTATCACAGCTAAGGCTAATGGATTTTATCATTGCACTTATTTTTGGAAACATCATCGCCCATCCACTTTCTGATCAGCATCTTGGACTGAAGGGCTCACTCATTACGATGAGCGTTCTTTTAATTCTTTATGTGAGTACAACTGTGGCTGGGCTCCATTGGCTTGGACTTAGAAAGTTAATTGATCCACCACCTATCCCATTAGTAAAAAACGGACAAATTCTTTATCACAATCTAAAAAAAACTCGAATTACCATAGATGTTTTATTATCAGAATTACGTAAACATAGGGTTATAGATATTCAAGAAGTTGCCCTGGCTTTATTTGAACCTAACGGAACCATTACATCCTTTTTGCAGCCTCAATATCAGACTGTTATTCAAAAAGATATTAACTTGCCTCCAAAGCCATTTGAATATCCGCAAATTGTGATTAAGGAAGGCAAAATCAATCAGAAGGAGCTCTCTAAAACAGGAAAAACAGAAGCATGGCTTTTAGAGCAGCTTCAACAACAGAATACGAAGCTGTCTGATATTTTACTTGGAACACTCGATAACCATGAACATTTGCACTTCATGTATTACAAGTAA
- a CDS encoding aspartate aminotransferase family protein, with the protein MSTLHLEMNELYLKQQEKRESNARSYPRRIPIAIEEADGIYVKDADGRNFIDCLAGAGTLALGHNHPVVIEAIEKVLHDKRPLHTLDLTTPVKEEFVSEVFDSLPEEFAKRAKIQFCGPTGGDAIEAAIKLVKTATGRRSILSFQGGYHGATHGTMALSGNLGPKQNVQGLMPDVHFMPYPYEYRCPFGMGGDDTGRISAKYIENLLYDPESGILPPAAMILEVVQGEGGSIPAPVEWLREIRRITKERNIPLIIDEVQTGIGRTGELFAFQHAGIVPDVVVLSKAIGGSLPLSVVIYDRELDKWGPGAHIGTFRGNQMAMAAGTATLRYIKENNLSQHAAEMGEKLMLELSILQNEIPEIGDVRGRGLMVGAEIVNPRIPSGLKGTYAANPELASRIQRECFNRGLILEVGGRHGSVVRFLPPLIITEEQMNEVIAIFTDAVRAALK; encoded by the coding sequence ATGAGCACTTTACATTTAGAAATGAACGAACTTTATCTGAAACAACAGGAGAAGAGAGAATCCAACGCAAGATCATATCCAAGACGCATTCCGATTGCGATTGAAGAAGCGGATGGAATCTATGTAAAAGATGCAGACGGAAGGAATTTTATTGATTGTCTAGCAGGAGCAGGAACTCTTGCGCTTGGACATAATCATCCGGTTGTTATAGAAGCAATTGAGAAAGTGCTTCATGACAAGCGCCCATTACATACACTGGATTTAACGACGCCAGTAAAAGAAGAATTTGTGAGTGAAGTGTTTGATAGTTTGCCAGAAGAATTTGCCAAGCGCGCGAAGATTCAATTTTGCGGACCGACTGGCGGAGATGCAATTGAAGCCGCGATCAAACTTGTAAAAACGGCTACAGGAAGAAGAAGCATCCTTTCGTTCCAAGGAGGTTACCACGGAGCAACACATGGAACGATGGCGTTATCAGGTAACTTAGGACCGAAGCAAAACGTGCAAGGCTTAATGCCAGATGTTCACTTTATGCCGTATCCATATGAATACCGCTGTCCGTTTGGAATGGGTGGGGACGACACAGGGAGAATCAGCGCTAAATATATTGAGAACCTTTTATATGATCCAGAAAGCGGGATCCTACCTCCAGCAGCGATGATTTTAGAGGTTGTTCAAGGTGAAGGCGGATCAATTCCAGCTCCGGTTGAGTGGCTGCGAGAAATTCGCCGCATTACGAAAGAGCGAAACATCCCGTTAATCATTGATGAAGTGCAAACAGGCATCGGACGAACTGGTGAACTCTTTGCGTTTCAACATGCGGGAATCGTGCCGGATGTAGTGGTTCTGTCCAAAGCGATCGGGGGAAGCTTGCCGTTATCTGTTGTGATTTATGATCGTGAACTCGATAAGTGGGGACCTGGTGCACATATTGGGACGTTCCGAGGTAACCAAATGGCTATGGCTGCTGGAACAGCAACACTTCGCTACATTAAAGAAAATAATTTATCACAGCATGCAGCGGAGATGGGAGAGAAGCTTATGCTCGAACTTTCCATCCTCCAAAATGAGATTCCTGAGATTGGGGATGTTCGTGGCCGTGGATTAATGGTAGGAGCAGAGATTGTGAATCCGCGTATTCCATCTGGTTTAAAAGGAACGTATGCAGCGAATCCAGAGCTTGCGAGCCGTATTCAAAGAGAGTGCTTTAACAGAGGCTTGATCCTAGAAGTAGGCGGACGACATGGAAGTGTTGTTCGATTCTTGCCGCCGCTTATCATTACAGAGGAACAAATGAACGAAGTAATCGCAATCTTCACAGACGCGGTAAGAGCCGCACTTAAATAG
- a CDS encoding MFS transporter yields the protein MESNNRSLNLFLLSCVFLFICTEVLLSPFYPQFFKKVYGITDPNITGFYIMTCRLVVVIFTPIWGLMENKWKNSSFLLIIGQWGTGLSCFLMAISQTFEMFVAASVLLLIFKSSYFLLYTILMQENRKSTTSAAASYHAVLQGAIVIATLLSGWVIQMDNPLLIFWVIGIMECLLGLFSYFMLKKVSKTKVMDAALQENQRSLLPQFFLFGIVVLTLHLAVNMVRPFFTTYTEAVYHTSTLMCSLLYLIPSLMAIVSLPLIRKYSDQLGRSGYIAATGMMVVGLFFQGIETSIAGLVLFRCMFGIGAAWCLAKLDVLLFKCSQNTHGDYSKISAIQNVGLLLAPVAASSIVNEQSISAIFVYASLFVVLHILVFLWGTFTREKNREKLHIHKEEKHVLYK from the coding sequence ATGGAATCCAACAACCGTTCATTAAATCTTTTTCTGTTGAGCTGTGTTTTTCTGTTTATCTGTACAGAAGTACTGTTATCGCCTTTCTACCCGCAGTTTTTTAAAAAAGTTTATGGGATAACAGATCCGAACATTACAGGGTTTTACATTATGACCTGCCGGCTCGTTGTCGTGATCTTCACACCAATTTGGGGTCTTATGGAAAACAAATGGAAAAACAGTTCTTTTCTTTTGATAATCGGTCAATGGGGAACAGGGCTATCCTGCTTTTTGATGGCAATTTCACAGACCTTTGAAATGTTTGTTGCAGCGAGTGTTCTGTTGCTGATCTTTAAGAGCAGTTATTTTCTGCTTTACACAATTTTGATGCAGGAGAACCGAAAGAGTACAACAAGTGCTGCTGCTAGTTATCATGCTGTTTTGCAGGGAGCAATCGTAATAGCAACTTTATTGTCGGGATGGGTCATTCAGATGGACAATCCTTTATTGATCTTCTGGGTGATAGGGATCATGGAATGTTTGCTAGGGTTGTTCAGTTATTTCATGTTAAAAAAAGTGAGCAAGACCAAAGTCATGGATGCAGCATTACAAGAAAACCAACGCAGCTTGTTGCCGCAATTCTTTCTTTTCGGAATTGTCGTGTTAACCCTCCATTTGGCAGTGAATATGGTTCGGCCATTTTTCACAACGTACACTGAGGCTGTGTATCACACGAGTACGTTGATGTGCAGTTTATTGTACTTAATACCAAGTCTGATGGCGATTGTATCTTTGCCTCTCATCCGAAAATACAGTGATCAATTAGGACGGAGTGGTTATATAGCGGCAACAGGCATGATGGTTGTTGGATTATTTTTTCAAGGTATCGAAACAAGCATTGCGGGTCTTGTACTGTTCCGATGCATGTTTGGAATTGGAGCAGCGTGGTGTCTGGCTAAATTGGATGTGTTACTTTTCAAGTGTAGTCAGAACACGCATGGCGATTATAGCAAGATCTCTGCGATTCAAAACGTAGGACTCTTGCTCGCACCTGTAGCAGCATCATCCATTGTAAACGAACAATCGATATCAGCTATCTTTGTTTATGCAAGTTTGTTCGTCGTTCTCCATATACTTGTTTTCCTATGGGGTACGTTCACGAGAGAAAAAAACAGAGAGAAACTTCACATACATAAGGAGGAAAAACATGTTTTATATAAATGA